From a single Aspergillus puulaauensis MK2 DNA, chromosome 2, nearly complete sequence genomic region:
- a CDS encoding sugar porter family MFS transporter (COG:G;~EggNog:ENOG410PK6R;~InterPro:IPR005829,IPR005828,IPR003663,IPR036259, IPR020846;~PFAM:PF00083,PF07690;~TransMembrane:12 (i12-37o49-70i82-100o106-126i138-158o178-195i264-285o305-322i334-352o364-388i400-422o428-449i);~go_component: GO:0016020 - membrane [Evidence IEA];~go_component: GO:0016021 - integral component of membrane [Evidence IEA];~go_function: GO:0022857 - transmembrane transporter activity [Evidence IEA];~go_process: GO:0055085 - transmembrane transport [Evidence IEA]), with protein MAGMNPKLYQFLVALFASFGSFLYGYDLGVIASVVASDSFISKFINGNSTVAGTVVALFTAGAFFGAYGAGFTDPLGRRTTLALGSVLFIIGGVLQTAAVNIGMLYFSRIFAGFGIGILVESVPMFQAEIAHARIRGILGSLQQTMLGIGALAASWIGYGCVHRWSDTGNSVQWRLPLALQVVPAIGLASCIFFFPESPRWLIDHDRHEEGLRNLATLHANGNVNDPYVLAEFEIIKQQIEEEHQHGAKSYKDLFSNRSNTRRIIIACACQASSQMTGVSAIQYFSPAIFAQIGISTSRTLLYQGINSIIGEVAQFIFFFLIDRVGRRPLQIGGNIACGIAFTIGASLMAVYPPSSTNTSAHWAFIVTSTWLFNFCFCASGTMSWIIPAEIFNTATRAKGISLATMVSFAFNTMIAEVTPIALERIGWRYYILFIVCDFSNALFFYLFLPETKGITLEVMDDLFTNSPLLVPGSRWEPRPELDVEKVKERKDILVRAVVEK; from the exons ATGGCTGGCATGAATCCAAAGCTGTACCAGTTCCTGGtcgccctcttcgcctcGTTCGGCTCTTTTCTATACGGGTACGACTTGGGCGTCATTGCCTCCGTGGTAGCCTCAGATTCCTTCATCTCCAAATTCATCAATGGCAACAGCACTGTCGCCGGCACAGTTGTTGCCCTCTTCACAGCAGGCGCCTTTTTCGGTGCTTATGGCGCTGGGTTTACAGATCCGCTGGGCCGTCGCACCACCCTAGCCCTAGGCTCCGTGCTCTTTATCATCGGGGGTGTTTTGCAGACAGCCGCTGTGAATATCGGCATGCTATACTTCTCGCGCATCTTTGCGGGATTCGGGATTGGGATTCTGGTGGAATCGGTGCCCATGTTCCAGGCTGAGATCGCACATGCGAGGATTCGGGGTATCCTGGGCTCGTTGCAGCAGACGATGTTGGGTATTGGGGCGCTGGCGGCTTCGTGGATTGGATATGGATGTGTGCATCGCTGGTCTGATACTGGGAACAGTGTTCAGTGGAGGTTGCC TCTCGCCCTGCAAGTTGTCCCTGCCATTGGGCTTGCTTCTtgtatcttcttcttccccgagtCTCCTCGCTGGTTGATTGACCATGACCGGCATGAAGAGGGTCTACGCAACCTCGCTACGCTCCATGCAAATGGCAACGTCAATGATCCATATGTCCTGGCGGAATTCGAAATCATCAAGCAGCAAATCGAAGAAGAGCACCAGCACGGAGCCAAATCCTACAAAGACCTATTCTCTAATCGGTCAAACACTCGCCgaatcatcatcgcctgcgcctgTCAAGCTTCCTCCCAAAT GACCGGTGTCTCAGCAATCCAATACTTCTCGCCGGCCATCTTCGCCCAAATCGGCATCTCCACCTCCCGCACCCTCCTCTACCAAGGCATAAACTCCATCATCGGCGAAGTCGCCCaatttatcttcttcttcctcatcgacCGCGTCGGCCGGCGCCCACTGCAAATCGGCGGCAACATCGCCTGCGGGATTGCATTCACCATCGGCGCCTCTCTTATGGCTGTATACCCGCCCTCCTCTACGAATACCTCCGCGCACTGGGCCTTCATCGTCACCAGCACCTGGCTGTTTAATTTCTGCTTCTGTGCATCGGGTACAATGTCCTGGATTATCCCCGCGGAGATATTCAACACGGCCACGCGCGCAAAGGGGATTAGCCTGGCGACGATGGTGTCGTTTGCGTTTAATACTATGATTGCGGAGGTCACGCCCATTGCGCTGGAGAGGATTGGCTGGCGGTACTATATCCTGTTTATTGTGTGTGATTTTAGTAACGCGCTCTTCTTTTATTTGTTTTTGCCGGAGACCAAGGGGATTACCCTCGAGGTTATGGATGATTTGTTTACGAATTCGCCGTTGCTTGTCCCTGGGAGTCGCTGGGAGCCCAGGCCGGAGttggatgttgagaaggtCAAAGAGAGGAAGGATATTCTTGTTAGGGCTGTGGTAGAAAAGTAG